In the Ursus arctos isolate Adak ecotype North America unplaced genomic scaffold, UrsArc2.0 scaffold_5, whole genome shotgun sequence genome, one interval contains:
- the HNRNPAB gene encoding heterogeneous nuclear ribonucleoprotein A/B isoform X2 yields the protein MSEAGEEQPMETTGATENGHEAAPEGESPAGAGTGAAAGSGGGSAAPPAGNQNGAEGDQINASKNEEDAGKMFVGGLSWDTSKKDLKDYFTKFGEVVDCTIKMDPNTGRSRGFGFILFKDAASVEKVLDQKEHRLDGRVIDPKKAMAMKKDPVKKIFVGGLNPEATEEKIREYFGEFGEIEAIELPMDPKSNKRRGFVFITFKEEEPVKKVLEKKFHTISGSKCEIKVAQPKEVYQQQQYGSGGRGNRNRGNRGSGGGGGSGGQGSTNYGKSQRRGGHQNNYKPY from the exons ATGTCGGAAGCGGGTGAGGAGCAGCCCATGGAGACGACGGGCGCCACCGAGAACGGACACGAGGCCGCCCCGGAAGGCGAGTCGCCGGCGGGGGCCGGCACCGGGGCCGCGGCGGGCTCCGGAGGCGGGAGCGCGGCGCCGCCGGCCGGCAACCAGAACGGCGCCGAGGGCGACCAGATCAACGCCAGCAAGAACGAGGAGGACGCGGG AAAAATGTTCGTTGGTGGCCTGAGCTGGGATACCAGCAAAAAGGACCTGAAGGATTATTTCACCAAATTTGGAGAGGTCGTTGACTGTACAATAAAAATGGATCCCAACACTGGCCGGTCAAGAGGGTTTGGGTTTATCCTCTTCAAGGATGCAGCCAGTGTGGAGAAG GTCCTAGACCAGAAGGAACACAGGCTGGATGGCCGTGTCATTGACCCCAAAAAAGCCATGGCCATGAAGAAGGACCCGGTAAAGAAAATTTTTGTGGGGGGTCTGAATCCTGAAGCCACTGAGGAGAAGATCAGGGAGTACTTTGGCGAGTTTGGGGAG atCGAGGCCATTGAGCTTCCGATGGATCCAAAGTCGAACAAAAGACGAGGGTTTGTTTTCATCACCTTTAAAGAAGAGGAACCTGTGAAGAAAGTTCTGGAGAAAAAGTTCCACACCATCAGTGGAAGTAAG TGTGAAATCAAGGTGGCCCAGCCCAAAGAGGTCTATCAGCAGCAGCAGTACGGCTCTGGGGGCCGTGGGAACCGCAACCGAGGGAACCGAGGcagtggtggtggcggtggaAGCGGAG